The DNA segment AATTATGGCTGCAGTGTTATACTTTTCAAGTATGATATTTCCTTACCCAATAGCTGTGCTTCTTGCTATATCCGTGAGGTTACTCATAACAGGTGCATTGCATGAAGACGGACTGACTGACTTTTTTGACGGATTCGGAGGTGGAGGAAATAACCGCCAGTGTATATTGGATATAATGAAAGATTCAAGAATTGGTACTTATGGCGTAGTAGGGATAATAATGTATGGTCTGCTACTTTTTTTCTCTCTTTCAAGTATGCCTGTAAGATTGGCCTCGTTTGTTATAATAGCTGCTGACCCTTTTTCAAAAATGGTTGCAGGACAGATCATAATGATGATGCCTTATGCAAGGACAGAAGAAGAGGCAAAAGCAAAAGTAGTGTATCGGAATATTAACATTAAGGCAGGTATAAGTCTCGCAGTTCAAGGACTGTTGCCGTTAGCTTTACTATTTTATTTGGAGCCGGCTTTGATGCTTGTTAACTGGCAGTGGATAATATTTGTACCTTGTCTTGTAATGTATTTCTTATACTTAATGATATGGAGAAAGTTGCGTGGATATACAGGTGATTGCTGTGGAGCTCTGTTCCTTCTTATAGAATTAAGTTTTTATCTTACAATTGTAATGTTGATTACTATTAATGCTAAAATGTAATATATATCAATGGAAATAGTGTTGATAAGACATACCAAAGTTGGCGTTCCTAAAGGAACTTGTTACGGTTGGAGCGATGTTCCACTGGCAGATACCTTTTTGGAGGAAGCAACCGAAACAAAGGCCAATCTTGAAAAAATAAAAATGAATTTTGATAAAGTCTATTCGTCACCTTTATCCAGAGCGGAAAAATTAGCCGAGTACTGTGGGTATCCCGATGCAGAAAGAGATGACAGACTGAAAGAAATGAATATGGGCGATTGGGAAATGCAGAAATATGATGAGATACAAGATGAAGCTTTGCAATTGTGGTTTAATGATTACATGCATCTAGCAGCAACCAATGGAGAAAGTTTTCCTATTATGTATGCCAGAGTTGCCGGATTCCTGGATGAACTTAAGAAAAAACCGTATAAAAAAGTCGCTATCTTTGCACATGGTGGTGTATTGATCTGTGCAGGTGTGTATGGAGGACTATTTCCTGTGGAAGACTGTTTTAGTCATCTTACAACTTACGGTGGTATAGAAACTATAACTATATAATTAATTAGCCCCTTAAAGTGGGGCTAATTAATCTTATTTTTTTAGAGCATCATACAATTTATCCAATGCCTCATCAGCATCTTTGCTTTCTTCTAGCAAGGTGACAAATTTACTTCCTATGATAGCTCCCGCAGCATTATTCTGTGCACTTTCTAATGTCTGTTTATTAGAAATACCAAAGCCAATCATGCGTGGATGTTTTAAGTCCATATTATTTATACGATGGAAATATTCCTGTTTAGCATCATCAAAGTTGTTTTGTGCCCCTGTGATAGAAACAGATGATACCATATAGATAAATCCGTCTGTGTTGTCATCAATAAAGTGTATGCGTTCTTCAGACGTTTCAGGAGTGATGAGCATAATAATGCGGATATCATATTTGTCGGCTATAGGTTTTACTGTCTCTTGATAATCTTTGAAAGGAAGGTCTGGTATTATTGCTCCGGATACTCCACATTCAACACAACTTCTGCAGAAGTTCTCTATTCCGTACTGGATTATGACATTGAGATAACCCATAAGTATAAGTGGTATCTTA comes from the Xylanibacter oryzae DSM 17970 genome and includes:
- the cobS gene encoding adenosylcobinamide-GDP ribazoletransferase — protein: MQISLNTSKWYDNIWAALIFFTRLPFWRLHQPPKDCFKTVVEHWPLVGWLTGGIMAAVLYFSSMIFPYPIAVLLAISVRLLITGALHEDGLTDFFDGFGGGGNNRQCILDIMKDSRIGTYGVVGIIMYGLLLFFSLSSMPVRLASFVIIAADPFSKMVAGQIIMMMPYARTEEEAKAKVVYRNINIKAGISLAVQGLLPLALLFYLEPALMLVNWQWIIFVPCLVMYFLYLMIWRKLRGYTGDCCGALFLLIELSFYLTIVMLITINAKM
- the cobC gene encoding alpha-ribazole phosphatase, whose protein sequence is MEIVLIRHTKVGVPKGTCYGWSDVPLADTFLEEATETKANLEKIKMNFDKVYSSPLSRAEKLAEYCGYPDAERDDRLKEMNMGDWEMQKYDEIQDEALQLWFNDYMHLAATNGESFPIMYARVAGFLDELKKKPYKKVAIFAHGGVLICAGVYGGLFPVEDCFSHLTTYGGIETITI
- the trpA gene encoding tryptophan synthase subunit alpha, with product MNKINKLFAERGDEKLLSLYFCAGTPKLDGTADVIRTMERRGIKMVEVGIPFSDPMADGPVIQSAATKALRNGITLKKIFGQLKTIKDEVKIPLILMGYLNVIIQYGIENFCRSCVECGVSGAIIPDLPFKDYQETVKPIADKYDIRIIMLITPETSEERIHFIDDNTDGFIYMVSSVSITGAQNNFDDAKQEYFHRINNMDLKHPRMIGFGISNKQTLESAQNNAAGAIIGSKFVTLLEESKDADEALDKLYDALKK